A genomic window from Triticum urartu cultivar G1812 chromosome 7, Tu2.1, whole genome shotgun sequence includes:
- the LOC125521211 gene encoding stress response protein nst1-like yields the protein MAAATNTKPKRQQPAPVLDPKFEWADKASTYVLRLSLEGFKKGDFRVQVDGAGRLTVSGARPSATPGSLHKVFQLPSTASLDDIAGRFESGVLTLTVPKRAYSGVPAPTSIEEIKRDKPGVAKEDVRPPPTKDIDGNDKKAASGDDSTTKPKEEIAKEEDVSNKPMDEATKNAQQQKQPEEASNHKQEQQKLAPEPEVKKEQEVKPEAPEKPAPEPEVAIDEKDKAVVDQESLAAGVRRRIEEEKAKAAAAAMEAKAVLEKKATACSGWKQRVAGGLEQLTDMKWADSVVEKARNNKEVVAIAIAAFSLGFFVSHKLFRK from the coding sequence ATGGCGGCCGCCACCAACACCAAGCCGAAGAGGCAGCAGCCGGCACCGGTCCTGGACCCCAAGTTCGAATGGGCGGACAAGGCCAGCACCTACGTGCTCCGCCTCAGCCTCGAGGGGTTCAAGAAGGGCGACTTCAGGGTGCaggtggacggcgccggcaggctCACCGTGAGCGGGGCGAGGCCGAGTGCCACCCCGGGCTCCTTGCACAAGGTCTTCCAGCTCCCGTCTACCGCCAGCCTCGATGACATCGCTGGCCGCTTCGAGTCCGGCGTGCTCACGCTCACCGTGCCCAAGCGCGCGTACTCTGGTGTCCCCGCGCCGACGAGCATCGAGGAGATTAAGAGGGATAAACCTGGTGTGGCCAAGGAAGACGTCAGGCCGCCGCCAaccaaagacatcgacggcaaCGATAAGAAGGCGGCCAGCGGCGACGACAGCACCACCAAGCCTAAGGAAGAGATCGCCAAGGAGGAGGATGTGTCCAACAAGCCCATGGACGAGGCCACGAAGAATGCTCAACAGCAGAAGCAACCGGAGGAGGCAAGCAACCACAAACAAGAGCAGCAAAAGCTAGCACCAGAACCAGAGGTGAAGAAGGAGCAAGAAGTGAAGCCTGAGGCTCCCGAAAAGCCGGCGCCGGAGCCGGAGGTTGCCATCGACGAGAAGGACAAAGCGGTGGTTGACCAGGAGAGCCTGGCGGCGGGCGTGAGACGGCGCATCGAGGAAGAGAAAGCCAAGGCTGCGGCCGCTGCCATGGAAGCCAAAGCGGTgttggagaagaaggccacggcgTGCAGCGGCTGGAAGCAGCGCGTGGCAGGGGGGCTGGAGCAGCTGACAGACATGAAGTGGGCGGACAGCGTGGTGGAGAAGGCAAGGAACAACAAGGAGGTGGTCGCCATCGCCATCGCTGCTTTCTCGCTCGGCTTCTTCGTCTCTCACAAGTTATTCAGGAAGTGA